In Helicobacter ganmani, the DNA window GATACTGCTGTTTCTGTTTCTGGAACTGCTGGGGGAAGCTCCTCTGCTCCTGATAGTGTTTTTACACTTAGTTTGTGGAAGAAGTTTTAGGAAAATGCTAGAAATAAAAAATAAGTCGCTTACCTCTCATTCAAACTTTAATAAGATAAACTCTAATGTGAATGCAAATTTGTCTAAGGAGGATTTTCAAACCCTCTTTTTGTTGCAAAATAAAAATGCAGAAATGAAAAATAATTCTTTAAAGAATGAGGATTTAGCAAATCTTGCTTTTTTAAAAATGAATGATTTTCAGACATTAGCACCAAACAACAATAAAGCAACACTTTTTGGATATAGTGTTGATGAAAATGGGTTTATGGGGGCAGATTTTAATAAAAAAGCAGGATTGCCTAGTGATTTTAAGATACATAAAGAAACACTAGAAAAAATGCACAAAACTTATGTAACCCCTAATACAATGTCTATGCCAAGTGGAGAGAGCGCAAACTTCACGCTTCAAAATGGCGTATATTATGCGGGTGCGATGCCACTTGCTAATGGGCAGAGTTATTTTAATAAACTTGATATTGCAAGCGTTTTTAAATGGGCTTACACTCAATTAGAACCGCTCATTAAAGATTCTACAAAAAACGCTTATAATTTGGGAGAATTACAGAAATATTTCCCTGCTGGAATTGCGTATGATAGCGGGGAGATAACTAAAATTTATCAAAATCAGGAGGAGTTAGAATCTGCAATGCACGAAAAGGATATATTATTTAATTTGGGATTAAGTAATGGAGCTAAAAATTTATTTTTTGTTTTTGAAAAGGACGGCAGCATCAATGAATCTGACCTTTATATGTGTGATGAATCCTTTAGCATTAAACAATACATTAATGAAAACAACATTTCCAAAGAGGGATTGCTCGTAGCTTTTATGGCACAACAAGGAGCAGTATTTAAAGCACAATCGCCCGAAACAATAAAGAGCGAATACCAAAAAGCATTGGAAAATTTTGAG includes these proteins:
- a CDS encoding Cj0814 family flagellar-dependent secreted protein, producing MLEIKNKSLTSHSNFNKINSNVNANLSKEDFQTLFLLQNKNAEMKNNSLKNEDLANLAFLKMNDFQTLAPNNNKATLFGYSVDENGFMGADFNKKAGLPSDFKIHKETLEKMHKTYVTPNTMSMPSGESANFTLQNGVYYAGAMPLANGQSYFNKLDIASVFKWAYTQLEPLIKDSTKNAYNLGELQKYFPAGIAYDSGEITKIYQNQEELESAMHEKDILFNLGLSNGAKNLFFVFEKDGSINESDLYMCDESFSIKQYINENNISKEGLLVAFMAQQGAVFKAQSPETIKSEYQKALENFEKFYYGGDSVSNYNAIKAGALSIDDFIESSLECNLWLYYYFMQGNKEPHLLPSKMNLQGYLEWDSYTPKQEQRYQALNNQDFMDYLKTTIKAMVG